A section of the Asticcacaulis sp. EMRT-3 genome encodes:
- the xseA gene encoding exodeoxyribonuclease VII large subunit, translated as MSNDLPMPPDSSAAASPGGNAPAYSVSELAGALKRTLEQAYDHVRLRGEISKVTRHASGHVYLTLKDDKAAIDGVVWKGQVSRLQTQPESGLEVIITGRITTFPASSKYQIVIEAMEVAGIGALLAQLERVKKKLHAEGLFASERKRALPFAPRTIGVITSPTGAVIRDILHRIRDRWPCRVVVWPVVVQGEQAAGQVIRALQGFENGQVARPDVIIVARGGGSVEDLWPFNDENLARAVAACTIPVISAVGHETDTTLIDYVSDRRAPTPTGAAEIATPVIGELRAFTADLERRRQASFSHQMQMRLERLSLLARALPRPQDMIDTAQQRLDFVAHRLAGGLTANLSAHDTALTRVTARFRPGLLENPRRLKGQQLTQLAERATRAMRRKLALSQSHARLPELHARMTDAVQRSLNQRADRLKSLEQLRLSLNPDRPLDLGFARVNRPGGELITAPHGLAAGEGLVLTFKGQQKLDVTVGADGTPSAPQTPPAKKKPAPPLPAQGSLF; from the coding sequence ATGTCCAACGACCTGCCCATGCCCCCCGATTCGTCCGCCGCCGCTTCACCCGGCGGCAATGCCCCCGCCTATTCGGTGTCGGAACTGGCCGGCGCGCTGAAACGCACGCTCGAACAGGCCTATGACCATGTGCGGCTGCGCGGCGAAATCTCCAAGGTGACGCGCCATGCCTCAGGCCATGTGTATCTGACCCTGAAGGACGACAAGGCCGCCATTGACGGCGTGGTTTGGAAGGGGCAGGTGTCGCGCCTGCAAACCCAGCCGGAAAGCGGGCTGGAAGTGATCATCACCGGCCGCATCACCACCTTTCCGGCCTCGTCGAAATACCAGATCGTCATCGAAGCGATGGAGGTGGCGGGCATAGGCGCGCTGCTGGCCCAGCTTGAGCGCGTCAAGAAAAAGCTCCACGCCGAGGGCTTGTTCGCCTCGGAACGCAAGCGCGCCCTGCCCTTTGCGCCGCGCACCATCGGCGTCATCACCTCGCCCACCGGGGCGGTGATCCGCGACATCTTACACCGCATCCGCGACCGCTGGCCCTGCCGCGTGGTGGTGTGGCCCGTCGTGGTGCAGGGCGAACAGGCGGCGGGTCAGGTGATCCGCGCCCTGCAAGGCTTTGAGAACGGACAGGTGGCGCGTCCTGACGTGATCATCGTGGCGCGCGGCGGCGGTTCGGTTGAGGATCTGTGGCCGTTCAATGATGAAAACCTGGCCCGCGCCGTCGCGGCCTGCACCATCCCGGTCATCTCGGCCGTCGGCCACGAAACCGACACCACCCTGATCGACTATGTCAGCGACCGGCGCGCCCCCACCCCCACCGGCGCGGCGGAAATCGCCACGCCGGTGATTGGCGAACTGCGCGCCTTCACCGCCGATCTCGAACGCCGCCGTCAGGCCAGTTTCAGCCACCAGATGCAGATGCGCCTTGAGCGCCTGAGCCTGTTGGCGCGCGCCCTGCCCCGCCCTCAGGATATGATCGACACCGCCCAGCAAAGGCTCGATTTCGTGGCCCATCGGCTGGCGGGCGGGCTGACGGCCAATCTCAGCGCCCACGATACCGCCCTGACGCGCGTGACCGCCCGTTTCCGCCCCGGCCTGCTCGAAAACCCGCGCCGCCTCAAGGGGCAGCAACTGACGCAACTGGCCGAACGTGCGACCCGCGCCATGCGGCGCAAGCTGGCCTTAAGCCAAAGCCATGCCCGCCTGCCCGAACTGCACGCCCGCATGACCGATGCCGTGCAGCGGTCTTTGAACCAGCGCGCCGACCGGCTGAAAAGCCTTGAGCAATTGCGCTTAAGCCTCAATCCCGACCGTCCGCTTGATCTCGGCTTTGCCCGCGTCAACCGGCCCGGCGGCGAACTGATCACCGCGCCGCATGGGCTCGCGGCGGGCGAAGGCCTCGTTCTGACCTTCAAGGGCCAGCAAAAGCTCGATGTCACGGTAGGCGCGGACGGGACACCATCAGCCCCACAAACGCCCCCGGCGAAAAAGAAACCCGCGCCGCCACTTCCCGCACAAGGCAGCCTGTTCTGA
- a CDS encoding DUF2093 domain-containing protein, whose product MNMHTPLPGQAVLHYGDGDFTIMRPGQFVICAISGRQVPLDALRYWNPRTQEAYAGPEEATIAWKRQNNTNQDHPTADQTAG is encoded by the coding sequence ATGAACATGCACACTCCCTTGCCCGGTCAAGCTGTCCTGCACTATGGCGATGGCGACTTCACGATCATGCGCCCCGGCCAGTTCGTGATCTGCGCCATTTCCGGCCGTCAGGTGCCGCTCGACGCCCTGCGTTACTGGAACCCGCGCACCCAGGAAGCCTATGCCGGGCCGGAAGAGGCCACGATCGCCTGGAAGCGCCAAAACAACACGAATCAGGATCATCCGACTGCGGATCAAACCGCCGGATGA
- a CDS encoding M23 family metallopeptidase — protein sequence MIVNRRTVLAMTAGLAATGVARAQTALNLPFQLRGRFTQGGWCVGRALPDTELTVDGRLRGRTAPDGLFYVGFDRDAPAACTIRCAGQDATLAIAPVTYDVQRVDGLPQDTVTPRGQALLDRIGREWLLKNVAFASHDDSEHFKNGFIWPLKTFIVSGHFGNQRILNGKPSSPHMGFDMAAPIGTPIHAPQDGLVVLAQADMFYEGGLIFIDHGQGAISMYLHQSAVLVKLGQRVRQGQLIGRVGDRGRATGPHLCWRLKWSDRHLDPSLMVA from the coding sequence ATGATCGTCAATCGCCGCACCGTGCTGGCCATGACAGCCGGACTGGCGGCAACAGGCGTTGCGCGGGCGCAGACAGCCCTCAATCTGCCTTTCCAGCTCAGGGGCCGCTTCACACAGGGCGGCTGGTGCGTCGGGCGCGCTCTGCCCGACACTGAACTGACGGTCGATGGCCGTTTGCGCGGCCGCACCGCCCCCGACGGCCTCTTCTATGTCGGTTTTGACCGCGATGCCCCCGCTGCCTGCACGATCCGTTGCGCGGGCCAGGACGCCACGCTCGCCATCGCGCCGGTCACCTATGACGTGCAGCGCGTCGATGGCCTGCCGCAGGATACGGTGACCCCCAGGGGACAGGCCCTGCTCGACCGCATCGGCCGCGAATGGCTGCTGAAGAACGTCGCCTTCGCCAGCCATGATGACAGCGAACACTTCAAAAACGGCTTTATCTGGCCGCTGAAAACCTTCATTGTTTCAGGACATTTCGGCAATCAGCGCATCCTGAACGGTAAGCCTTCCAGCCCGCATATGGGCTTTGACATGGCCGCCCCCATCGGCACGCCGATCCATGCGCCACAGGACGGTCTGGTGGTGCTGGCGCAGGCCGATATGTTTTATGAGGGCGGGCTGATTTTCATCGATCACGGCCAGGGCGCCATCTCGATGTATCTGCATCAGTCGGCAGTTCTGGTGAAGCTGGGTCAGCGTGTGCGTCAGGGCCAGTTGATCGGCCGCGTCGGTGACCGGGGCCGCGCCACCGGCCCGCACCTGTGCTGGCGGCTGAAATGGAGCGACCGCCACCTCGATCCCAGCCTGATGGTGGCCTGA
- a CDS encoding response regulator, giving the protein MADYSSLKILLIEDNQHMRSIVSAILNGSGIRHVREARDGAEGLDLLRQYPADIALVDFNMDPIDGVEFTRMLRNAPDSSNPYLPVVMITGHSERSRVMQARDSGVNEFVVKPLTARALLGRLDSVIMRPRPFIRCKSYFGPDRRRKSDQSYPGPYRRNTDAMA; this is encoded by the coding sequence ATGGCCGATTACAGCAGTCTGAAAATTCTTCTGATCGAAGACAACCAGCATATGCGTTCCATTGTATCGGCCATTCTCAATGGGTCGGGGATTCGCCATGTCCGCGAGGCGCGTGACGGTGCCGAAGGGCTCGATCTGTTGCGCCAGTATCCGGCCGACATCGCCCTGGTCGATTTCAACATGGATCCGATTGATGGCGTCGAATTCACGCGGATGCTGCGCAATGCGCCCGATTCGTCCAATCCCTATCTGCCGGTGGTGATGATCACCGGCCATTCCGAGCGGTCGCGCGTGATGCAGGCGCGCGACAGCGGCGTCAATGAATTCGTGGTCAAACCTTTGACGGCGCGCGCGCTTTTGGGCCGCCTCGATTCGGTGATCATGCGCCCCCGGCCCTTCATTCGTTGCAAGAGCTATTTCGGCCCCGACCGCCGCCGCAAAAGCGATCAGAGTTATCCCGGCCCCTATCGCCGTAACACCGACGCGATGGCCTGA
- a CDS encoding EAL domain-containing protein → MGKLTPLILTATYIVLSLSIAAMIFNGGSDFGTAIAALLGTLGVCFAFHTFAVQHLAERRIVKDIDSVREAHRLMVDAIDSTQKDMVELAERVQENRMTRSDELTSEVRMLEDLVKKLGESIEDRLDSWTGGATVVPLHHAPGIHAREQQAIALIETIREALIANRVDLYLQPVVSLPQRKTIFYESFSRLRDATGRVLMPAEYLSVADAEGLVPSIDNLLLFRCVQIVRRLAKQDRRIGIFCNISLTSLRDETFFPQFLEFLSENRDLSGSLIFELGQDAFAGRASVEARNMAKLADLGFRFSLDKVASIDFDLQDLHRSDVRYVKIGAGLLLEQLLDVAGKPALKFLKDIHAGDYAGLLARYGIEVIAEKVESEKQVVDILEIEIGYAQGHLFGEPRAIKEQVLAETDPPAGFIKSTMPQVRRRA, encoded by the coding sequence ATGGGTAAACTGACCCCGCTTATTCTCACGGCCACCTATATCGTGCTCAGCCTGAGCATAGCGGCCATGATCTTCAATGGCGGCTCCGATTTCGGCACGGCCATCGCCGCCCTGCTCGGCACGCTGGGCGTCTGTTTCGCCTTCCATACCTTCGCGGTTCAGCACCTGGCCGAGCGCCGCATCGTCAAGGACATCGACAGCGTGCGCGAGGCGCACCGCCTGATGGTCGATGCCATTGATTCCACGCAAAAAGATATGGTCGAGCTGGCCGAGCGCGTGCAGGAAAACCGCATGACGCGCTCCGATGAGCTGACCTCCGAAGTGCGGATGCTCGAAGATCTGGTCAAGAAACTCGGCGAAAGCATCGAAGACCGCCTCGATAGCTGGACGGGTGGCGCCACGGTGGTGCCCCTGCACCATGCGCCGGGTATCCATGCCCGTGAACAGCAGGCCATCGCGCTGATCGAAACCATCCGCGAGGCCCTGATCGCCAACCGCGTCGATCTGTATCTGCAACCGGTCGTCAGCCTGCCGCAGCGCAAGACCATTTTTTACGAAAGCTTCTCGCGCCTGCGTGACGCCACGGGCCGCGTTCTGATGCCCGCCGAATATTTAAGTGTGGCCGACGCCGAAGGGCTGGTGCCGTCGATTGACAATCTGCTTCTGTTCCGCTGCGTGCAGATTGTGCGCCGTCTGGCCAAGCAGGACCGCCGCATCGGTATCTTCTGCAATATTTCGCTGACCTCCTTGCGCGACGAAACCTTCTTCCCGCAATTCCTCGAATTCCTCAGCGAAAACCGTGACCTGTCCGGCTCGCTGATTTTTGAGCTGGGTCAGGACGCCTTTGCCGGACGCGCTTCGGTGGAGGCGCGCAACATGGCCAAGCTGGCCGATCTCGGCTTCCGCTTCTCGCTCGACAAGGTGGCGAGCATCGATTTCGACCTTCAGGATCTGCATCGCTCTGATGTGCGCTATGTCAAGATCGGCGCGGGCCTTCTGCTCGAACAACTGCTCGATGTGGCGGGCAAGCCGGCGCTGAAATTCCTCAAGGACATCCACGCCGGCGACTATGCCGGTCTGCTGGCCCGCTACGGCATTGAGGTGATCGCCGAAAAGGTCGAAAGCGAAAAGCAGGTGGTCGATATTCTTGAAATCGAGATCGGCTACGCCCAGGGCCATCTGTTTGGCGAACCGCGCGCCATCAAGGAACAGGTGCTGGCCGAAACCGACCCGCCCGCCGGTTTCATCAAATCCACCATGCCGCAGGTGCGGCGACGGGCCTAG
- a CDS encoding TIGR01459 family HAD-type hydrolase has translation MSHPELLTGLSAVADQYDALFCDIWGVIHNGRQHFPPAYEALKRFKEMRGPVILISNSPRPRDNLIAQLASLGIYEDGFSEVVSSGDATREYLRQFASQGAGWKVGPERDDVIYEGIEIDLSGKPDTAAFISCTGPYDDENDVLEQYSHAFTIAAKRRLVMICANPDKVVQRGDKIIMCAGSLADLYASLGGPVIMAGKPYAPIYELCYAATERLTGQPAERKRILAIGDGLPTDVLGANGQGLDLVFIAAGIHAVEATGDDGKLDPLRLKALLDMQTAEAKYVSDALRW, from the coding sequence ATGTCCCACCCCGAACTGCTTACCGGCCTGTCGGCAGTCGCCGATCAGTATGACGCCCTGTTCTGCGACATCTGGGGGGTGATCCATAATGGCCGTCAGCATTTTCCGCCCGCCTATGAGGCGCTAAAGCGTTTCAAGGAGATGCGCGGGCCGGTGATCCTGATCTCCAATTCGCCGCGTCCGCGCGACAATCTGATCGCGCAACTGGCCTCACTTGGCATTTATGAGGATGGCTTTTCCGAGGTGGTGTCGTCCGGCGACGCCACGCGCGAATATTTGCGCCAGTTCGCCTCTCAGGGCGCGGGCTGGAAGGTGGGGCCGGAGCGCGACGATGTCATTTATGAAGGTATCGAGATCGATCTGTCGGGCAAGCCCGACACCGCCGCCTTCATTTCCTGCACCGGCCCCTATGACGACGAAAACGACGTGCTGGAGCAATATAGCCACGCCTTCACCATCGCCGCAAAGCGCAGGCTGGTGATGATCTGCGCCAATCCTGACAAGGTGGTGCAGCGCGGCGACAAGATCATCATGTGCGCCGGTTCGCTGGCCGATCTCTATGCCAGCCTCGGCGGGCCGGTGATCATGGCGGGCAAGCCCTATGCACCGATCTATGAGCTTTGCTATGCGGCCACTGAGCGCCTGACCGGCCAGCCTGCCGAGCGCAAACGCATTCTGGCAATCGGCGACGGCCTGCCCACCGATGTGCTGGGGGCCAATGGTCAGGGCCTCGATCTCGTCTTTATCGCCGCCGGCATCCACGCGGTCGAGGCCACGGGCGATGACGGCAAGCTCGATCCGCTACGCCTGAAGGCCCTGCTCGACATGCAGACCGCCGAGGCGAAATATGTGTCTGACGCCCTGCGTTGGTGA
- a CDS encoding GNAT family N-acetyltransferase, translated as MADMRIRAVRSDDYAQWRVLWDAYNTFYGRTGDLVLPEAVTQTTWARCLDPGEPVFALISESAGRITGFAHYLFHRSTSAVADSCYLQDLFVGRAGRRQGAGRALVLAVCAAAEAADSPRLYWHTQAHNRAARRLYDQVARKSAFIVYRREV; from the coding sequence ATGGCAGATATGCGTATCCGGGCCGTCCGCAGCGATGATTATGCGCAATGGCGGGTCTTGTGGGACGCCTACAACACCTTCTATGGCCGAACGGGCGATCTGGTTCTGCCGGAGGCGGTGACTCAAACCACCTGGGCGCGCTGCCTTGATCCGGGCGAACCGGTGTTTGCCCTGATCAGCGAAAGCGCGGGCCGGATTACGGGGTTTGCCCATTATCTCTTTCACCGCTCGACCTCGGCTGTGGCGGATAGCTGCTATTTGCAGGATCTGTTCGTCGGCCGGGCCGGGCGACGGCAGGGGGCGGGGCGCGCTCTGGTGCTGGCCGTCTGCGCCGCCGCCGAAGCCGCCGACAGTCCGCGCCTGTATTGGCATACCCAGGCACATAACCGGGCAGCGCGCAGACTATATGATCAGGTGGCGCGCAAATCGGCCTTTATCGTGTACCGGCGGGAAGTTTAG
- a CDS encoding protein phosphatase CheZ, giving the protein MALPASNRDAIDGLDGFDPALVGELEPKLINLMQQSEALVALMRGFFQQLDRRRSEEFRVIAGYIAKAKEEIREMRPHDISQERIPTAGAELEAITRDTEAATHTIMNSAEALMGADISDPKAYKALVDDEVMKIFEACSFQDITGQRVSKVIGVLKQIEERVGRLANTLGVEDSGPLEMSAEEKRRHDLLLNGPAIGGPETGQDAIDAMFDSFDAVEEPAQPVKPDALAAKAPEVKADVKPANLQPAVARAAPQPAAPPVAKATPAPAPKPAPEAEAPGNSQDDIDSLFDTPSEDMRKTNSQDDIDALFD; this is encoded by the coding sequence ATGGCTTTGCCAGCATCGAACAGGGACGCCATCGACGGTCTGGACGGGTTTGACCCCGCTCTGGTCGGCGAGCTTGAGCCCAAGCTGATCAATCTGATGCAGCAATCCGAAGCGCTCGTCGCTTTGATGCGCGGCTTTTTCCAGCAGCTCGACAGACGCCGTTCGGAAGAATTTCGCGTCATCGCCGGCTATATCGCCAAGGCCAAGGAAGAAATCCGCGAAATGCGGCCCCACGACATTTCGCAGGAGCGTATTCCGACCGCCGGCGCGGAACTGGAAGCCATTACCCGCGATACCGAAGCCGCCACCCACACCATCATGAACTCTGCCGAGGCCCTGATGGGCGCGGACATCAGCGACCCCAAGGCCTATAAGGCTCTGGTCGATGATGAGGTCATGAAGATTTTCGAGGCCTGTTCCTTTCAGGATATTACCGGCCAGCGTGTGTCCAAGGTGATCGGTGTCCTGAAACAGATCGAAGAGCGCGTCGGCCGGCTGGCCAATACGCTCGGTGTCGAGGATTCGGGGCCGCTGGAAATGAGCGCCGAAGAAAAGCGTCGCCACGACCTGCTGCTCAATGGCCCGGCCATCGGTGGCCCTGAAACCGGGCAGGACGCTATCGATGCCATGTTCGATTCGTTCGACGCCGTGGAAGAACCGGCTCAGCCCGTCAAGCCTGACGCCCTGGCGGCCAAGGCTCCTGAAGTCAAGGCGGACGTAAAGCCCGCCAACCTTCAACCGGCTGTAGCCAGGGCTGCGCCGCAACCGGCGGCTCCGCCCGTGGCCAAGGCCACACCGGCCCCGGCCCCGAAACCGGCGCCCGAAGCGGAAGCGCCCGGCAATTCTCAGGACGATATCGACTCTTTGTTCGATACGCCGTCCGAAGATATGCGGAAGACCAATTCTCAGGACGACATCGACGCCCTGTTCGACTGA
- a CDS encoding MaoC family dehydratase — protein sequence MSNAFYLDELSLEQTATRVFMISDEAIRAFAEVSTDHNPVHVDEDFAKASPFKGRIAHGMLLGAYISATLASDLPGRGAIYVSQTLNFKRAVRPGDEATIVVTITGLDEKSGHVTLSTLVKVRNKTMLDGTAVVIAPKRPA from the coding sequence ATGAGCAACGCCTTTTATCTTGACGAACTTTCGCTGGAACAGACCGCTACGCGCGTCTTTATGATCAGCGATGAAGCCATCCGCGCCTTTGCCGAGGTTTCAACCGACCATAATCCCGTGCATGTCGATGAGGACTTTGCCAAGGCCTCACCGTTCAAGGGCCGCATCGCCCACGGCATGTTGCTGGGGGCCTATATTTCGGCCACGCTGGCCTCCGACCTGCCGGGTCGCGGCGCCATCTATGTGTCGCAGACGCTTAATTTCAAGCGCGCCGTCCGCCCCGGAGACGAGGCCACTATTGTGGTGACAATCACCGGTCTTGATGAAAAATCAGGGCACGTCACGCTTTCCACCCTTGTCAAGGTGCGCAATAAGACCATGTTGGACGGGACCGCCGTGGTCATCGCCCCGAAAAGACCCGCCTGA
- a CDS encoding bifunctional riboflavin kinase/FAD synthetase — protein sequence MPVSFAHLPPALRPHRLRIVYVDVGADLRSVHTSDHALLTGASAAIGSFDGVHIGHQHVIESAIRQARLNGAPSAVIGFDPHPQSFFRPDGPPFRLMALSQQMRAFEALGVEIAYILHFDAQMAALEAEPFARRILRDHLRLSHVSAGFDFQFGRKGGGHAHDLEAFGARLGFTTDILPCQTDADGRKLSSSAVREALQAGDVTTATAILGRPQAFLGEVKHGAKLGRTLGFPTLNVALGDYLRPRYGIYVTRTRLSDGRVFNGVSNIGLRPTVGGDRELLEAYLFGFDEEIYGQMVETELLAFIRPEAKFDGLEALKTAIRGDEAAARAWFAKAG from the coding sequence GTGCCCGTTTCCTTCGCCCACCTTCCGCCCGCCCTCAGGCCGCATCGTCTGCGCATCGTCTATGTCGATGTGGGTGCCGACCTGCGCAGCGTCCATACCAGCGACCACGCCCTGCTGACCGGGGCCAGCGCCGCCATCGGCAGTTTTGACGGCGTGCATATCGGTCATCAGCACGTTATCGAATCGGCGATTCGCCAGGCAAGGCTCAATGGCGCGCCCTCGGCGGTGATCGGTTTCGATCCGCACCCGCAGAGCTTTTTCCGCCCCGATGGCCCGCCCTTTCGCCTGATGGCTCTGTCGCAGCAGATGCGCGCCTTTGAAGCCCTGGGCGTTGAGATCGCCTATATACTGCACTTTGACGCCCAGATGGCGGCGCTGGAGGCCGAGCCGTTCGCGCGCCGGATCCTGCGCGATCATCTGCGCCTGTCGCATGTCAGCGCCGGTTTCGATTTTCAGTTCGGGCGCAAGGGCGGCGGCCACGCCCATGATCTGGAAGCCTTCGGCGCGCGCCTGGGCTTCACCACCGACATCCTGCCCTGCCAGACCGATGCCGATGGCCGCAAACTGTCCTCCTCCGCCGTGCGCGAAGCCTTGCAGGCCGGCGATGTGACGACGGCGACGGCGATTCTCGGCCGCCCGCAGGCTTTTCTCGGTGAGGTGAAGCATGGCGCGAAACTGGGGCGCACGCTCGGCTTCCCCACGCTTAATGTCGCACTGGGCGACTATTTGCGTCCGCGCTACGGCATCTATGTCACGCGCACCCGCCTGAGCGATGGCCGCGTGTTTAATGGCGTCAGCAATATCGGTCTGCGCCCGACTGTGGGTGGCGACCGGGAACTTCTCGAAGCCTATCTGTTCGGTTTCGACGAGGAGATTTACGGTCAGATGGTCGAGACTGAACTGCTGGCCTTTATCCGCCCGGAAGCGAAGTTCGACGGGCTGGAAGCGCTGAAAACGGCCATCCGTGGTGATGAAGCTGCCGCGCGCGCATGGTTCGCCAAAGCGGGATGA
- a CDS encoding glycosyl hydrolase 115 family protein: MRHIVFVCLLLLLPVTAHAQTPWITGHPSAGDMALKGASIVYDDADAAVISVAAHDLARDMGRVTGQTPAIGSQAARQIWIGTVGHSALIDSLGAKLDLSRLKGCWECFVISVVDHPKPGVEQALVIAGSDRRGAAYGAYEVSRAIGVSPWVWWADVTPKHQDALYAAAGTHRFGPPSVKYRGIFINDEDWGLEPWAAKTFDPATGNFGPKTYERVFDLLLRLRANTLWPAMHKVSKAFNLDPANAALADRYAIVMGSSHAEPMLRNNVGEWTDDPANFNYATHPDEVKAYWRARLKTNGKYENIYTLGMRGIHDSAMVGAKTSEEKRALLNRVLHDQRQLLADEVGAPDTLPQVFVPYKEVLDVYRTGLDLPDDVTIMWPDDNFGYIRQFPDAAERKRSGGSGVYYHLEYLGGPVSYIWLSTTPPALIGEEMGRAYDHGARRMWIFNVGDIKPAEIDISYAFDLAWNIADTRRLTQKQWLTRFSAETFGAPQAARIGDVLDRYYQLNFERRPEQLQWYWGKGVKPVASPLSAPAIDARVAAFDALRRDADAASTQSDAYFELVGYPVAASALANRRYFALECLEAAKPCKVSGEAPARVADDAITALDARYNRLQDGKWAGLINEEPADGQWSFRTAPPPWPGSKQALSPAPAETVTRLPLPVAKGWTRIAGMGRSGYVLRADGRSPLTIKGVVQGRLRIAILPTFPANGAKAWRLSVSVNGRAAQVLTYPRDDLDKGWEAGVMANRLVQDAGTVSGPVTVAITPLDPGVIVEGIEAVR, from the coding sequence ATGCGCCATATCGTGTTCGTTTGTCTGCTGTTGCTCCTGCCGGTGACGGCGCACGCGCAAACGCCGTGGATCACCGGTCATCCCTCAGCGGGCGACATGGCGCTTAAGGGGGCGTCGATTGTCTATGATGATGCGGATGCCGCCGTGATCAGCGTGGCGGCGCACGATCTGGCCAGGGATATGGGCCGCGTTACCGGCCAGACGCCCGCTATAGGTTCGCAAGCGGCCCGGCAAATCTGGATCGGCACAGTGGGCCACAGCGCCCTGATCGATTCTCTCGGCGCGAAGCTCGATCTGTCGCGCCTGAAAGGCTGCTGGGAATGTTTTGTCATCAGCGTCGTCGATCACCCGAAACCGGGCGTTGAGCAGGCTCTGGTGATTGCGGGGTCTGACCGGCGCGGCGCGGCCTACGGCGCCTATGAGGTGTCGCGCGCTATTGGCGTGTCGCCGTGGGTCTGGTGGGCCGATGTGACGCCAAAACATCAGGATGCGCTTTATGCAGCGGCAGGCACGCACCGTTTCGGCCCGCCTTCGGTCAAATATCGCGGCATCTTCATCAATGACGAGGACTGGGGGCTGGAGCCGTGGGCCGCGAAGACCTTCGATCCGGCCACCGGCAATTTCGGCCCGAAAACCTATGAGCGCGTGTTTGATCTGCTTTTGCGCCTGCGCGCCAATACGCTGTGGCCCGCCATGCACAAGGTTTCGAAAGCCTTCAATCTCGATCCGGCCAATGCCGCCCTGGCCGACCGCTACGCCATCGTCATGGGATCATCCCACGCCGAACCGATGCTCAGGAATAATGTCGGCGAATGGACGGATGACCCGGCAAATTTCAACTACGCCACCCACCCGGACGAGGTGAAAGCCTATTGGCGCGCCCGGCTGAAAACCAATGGCAAATACGAGAACATCTATACGCTGGGGATGCGCGGCATTCACGATTCGGCGATGGTGGGGGCGAAAACCAGCGAAGAAAAGCGCGCCCTGCTCAATCGCGTTCTGCACGATCAGCGGCAATTGCTGGCCGACGAGGTGGGCGCACCGGATACCCTGCCGCAGGTCTTTGTGCCCTATAAGGAGGTGCTGGATGTTTACCGCACCGGCCTCGACCTGCCCGATGACGTGACGATCATGTGGCCCGACGACAATTTCGGCTATATCCGCCAGTTCCCCGATGCCGCCGAGCGGAAGCGTTCGGGCGGTTCGGGCGTCTATTATCACCTCGAATATCTGGGCGGGCCGGTCAGCTATATCTGGCTGTCCACCACCCCGCCCGCCCTGATCGGCGAGGAGATGGGACGGGCCTATGATCATGGCGCGCGCCGTATGTGGATTTTCAATGTCGGTGACATCAAACCGGCCGAGATCGACATCTCCTATGCGTTTGATCTGGCGTGGAATATCGCCGATACGCGCCGTCTGACCCAGAAGCAATGGCTGACGCGCTTTTCGGCTGAGACATTTGGCGCGCCGCAGGCCGCGCGCATCGGCGATGTGCTGGATCGGTATTACCAGTTGAATTTCGAACGCCGTCCCGAACAGTTGCAATGGTACTGGGGCAAGGGGGTGAAACCCGTGGCCAGCCCCCTCAGCGCCCCGGCCATCGACGCGCGCGTGGCGGCATTCGATGCTTTGCGCCGCGATGCCGATGCGGCTTCCACGCAGAGCGATGCCTATTTTGAGCTGGTCGGCTATCCGGTGGCGGCCAGCGCCTTGGCCAACCGGCGCTATTTCGCGCTTGAATGTCTGGAGGCGGCTAAGCCGTGCAAGGTGTCCGGCGAAGCCCCCGCCCGTGTGGCCGATGACGCGATCACGGCCCTGGATGCGCGCTATAACCGCTTGCAGGACGGCAAATGGGCGGGCCTGATCAATGAGGAGCCAGCGGACGGGCAATGGTCGTTCCGCACGGCCCCGCCGCCCTGGCCGGGCTCAAAACAGGCCCTCAGCCCTGCGCCGGCCGAGACGGTGACGCGCCTGCCCCTGCCTGTGGCAAAGGGCTGGACACGCATTGCTGGCATGGGCCGCTCAGGCTATGTGCTGCGCGCCGATGGCAGGTCACCGCTGACGATCAAGGGCGTGGTGCAGGGGCGATTGCGCATCGCTATCCTGCCCACCTTCCCGGCGAACGGCGCGAAGGCGTGGCGCCTGAGCGTGTCGGTGAATGGTCGCGCGGCGCAGGTGCTGACCTATCCGCGCGACGATCTGGACAAGGGCTGGGAAGCGGGCGTCATGGCCAACCGGCTGGTTCAGGACGCGGGCACGGTCAGCGGGCCAGTGACGGTGGCGATCACGCCGCTCGATCCGGGCGTGATCGTCGAAGGCATAGAGGCGGTGCGCTGA